From the Leptospira biflexa serovar Patoc strain 'Patoc 1 (Paris)' genome, one window contains:
- the purL gene encoding phosphoribosylformylglycinamidine synthase subunit PurL gives MEKEKVSLADAKEHGLTETEFVEIQKILGRIPNSTELGIFSAMWSEHCSYKNSILKLKTLPTKSDKLLAGAGEENAGAMDIGDGLAVVFKIESHNHPTAVEPYQGAATGVGGIMRDIFTMGARPITSLNSLRFGDPKEPRNKYLLTRAVKGIGDYGNSLGIAVGGGELFLHPTFTKNPLVNAMTVGIAKHDEMASASTKGKVGNKVYIVGATTGRDGIHGASFASKDLTKESEEKRSAVQVGDPFMEKLLMEASLEAIQKKLLVGIQDMGAAGISCATSEMSAKGKTGMDVDLDKVPLREADMNAYEIMLSESQERMLVIPEVGKEGELVSIFHKWGLNAVEIGTVTADGILRIRKNGTLKAEIPAESLVLGGGAPRYVREEKRPTYLDEVVKFDPNKIPDLKPDTVPQTLNSLLSSLNISSRRPLYEQYDTEVGLVKVVEPGEDGGLVRIPGTKKGIAVATDCNSRYTYLNPYEGAQIAVCESARNVAATGAEPYGVTNNLNFGNPYIPENYYVFSECVRGLGDACRFLGLPVTGGNVSFYNESPEGPVFPTPTIGMVGVIDDVAKGLRTYPRTKEDVKYALVGNFQPTISASEYLYRSQGLDTGAIPNISLEKEKQTMDALIECRKNGLLTSAKDLSLGGLLVALAKIVIAGKKGVEVNLNELQTKVPRLDALCFGETGASFIVSFLPNDETKVRESFTSKGLSVYTLGSSSAKASLSVKGDGFHWEWTTKSLEVEFESGLKSYFE, from the coding sequence ATGGAAAAAGAGAAAGTCAGTCTGGCAGATGCGAAAGAACACGGACTCACCGAAACTGAATTTGTTGAAATTCAAAAAATCTTAGGAAGGATTCCCAATTCCACTGAACTTGGAATTTTTTCTGCCATGTGGTCAGAACACTGCTCTTATAAAAATTCCATCCTAAAATTAAAAACCCTTCCCACAAAATCTGACAAACTCCTCGCAGGAGCTGGTGAAGAAAATGCGGGAGCCATGGACATCGGAGATGGCCTTGCCGTGGTCTTTAAAATTGAAAGCCACAACCACCCAACAGCTGTAGAACCCTACCAAGGTGCTGCCACAGGCGTTGGTGGGATCATGCGTGATATTTTTACTATGGGAGCGCGACCTATCACTTCTCTCAACTCACTCCGGTTTGGTGATCCAAAAGAACCACGAAATAAATACCTACTCACTCGTGCCGTCAAAGGCATTGGCGATTATGGGAACTCACTTGGGATTGCGGTGGGTGGTGGGGAACTTTTCCTCCATCCAACCTTCACCAAAAATCCACTTGTGAATGCCATGACTGTTGGAATCGCCAAACATGATGAAATGGCTTCTGCTTCCACGAAAGGAAAAGTCGGAAACAAAGTTTATATTGTTGGTGCTACAACTGGCCGTGATGGAATCCATGGAGCAAGTTTCGCCTCCAAAGACCTCACAAAAGAATCCGAAGAAAAACGTTCTGCCGTGCAAGTGGGAGATCCCTTTATGGAAAAACTCCTGATGGAAGCATCGCTTGAGGCCATCCAAAAGAAACTCCTTGTGGGGATCCAAGATATGGGAGCCGCAGGAATTTCTTGTGCAACATCGGAGATGAGTGCCAAAGGGAAAACAGGGATGGATGTGGATCTTGACAAAGTCCCACTCCGCGAAGCGGACATGAATGCCTATGAAATCATGTTATCCGAATCCCAAGAACGGATGCTCGTCATCCCAGAAGTGGGCAAAGAAGGAGAACTTGTTTCCATCTTCCACAAATGGGGGTTAAACGCCGTAGAAATTGGAACTGTCACTGCTGACGGGATCTTACGCATCCGAAAAAACGGAACCCTCAAAGCGGAAATCCCAGCAGAATCCCTTGTTCTCGGTGGTGGTGCCCCAAGGTATGTCCGAGAAGAAAAAAGACCGACTTACCTCGATGAGGTGGTGAAGTTTGATCCAAACAAAATCCCTGACTTAAAACCAGACACTGTCCCTCAAACTTTAAATAGCCTACTCTCTTCCCTCAATATCAGTTCCAGACGACCTCTCTACGAACAGTATGACACTGAAGTGGGACTTGTGAAGGTCGTGGAACCTGGGGAGGACGGAGGTCTTGTCCGGATCCCTGGCACGAAAAAAGGGATTGCGGTCGCAACAGACTGTAACTCACGTTATACATATCTCAATCCTTATGAAGGGGCACAAATTGCTGTTTGTGAATCGGCAAGAAACGTGGCCGCTACGGGCGCCGAACCATACGGCGTTACCAACAACCTCAATTTTGGAAATCCCTACATCCCAGAAAACTATTATGTGTTCAGTGAATGCGTGCGAGGGCTTGGGGATGCTTGTCGTTTCCTTGGACTTCCTGTCACTGGTGGGAACGTATCCTTTTATAATGAATCCCCAGAAGGACCTGTGTTTCCTACACCTACCATTGGTATGGTGGGAGTGATTGACGATGTTGCCAAAGGACTACGTACCTACCCGAGAACAAAGGAAGATGTGAAGTATGCCCTTGTTGGAAATTTCCAACCCACAATCTCAGCTTCTGAGTATTTGTATCGTTCCCAAGGTCTTGATACCGGTGCGATCCCTAACATTTCTTTGGAAAAGGAAAAACAAACCATGGATGCCCTCATCGAGTGCCGGAAAAACGGACTCCTCACTTCCGCCAAAGACCTGTCACTTGGTGGCCTCCTTGTGGCTCTCGCTAAAATTGTCATCGCCGGAAAAAAAGGTGTCGAAGTCAATTTGAATGAACTACAAACAAAGGTTCCAAGGCTTGATGCATTGTGTTTTGGTGAAACAGGTGCTAGTTTTATCGTAAGTTTTTTACCAAACGACGAAACAAAGGTTCGTGAGTCCTTTACGTCAAAGGGTTTGAGTGTTTACACACTGGGATCCTCAAGTGCAAAGGCTTCCCTATCGGTCAAAGGAGATGGGTTCCATTGGGAGTGGACGACCAAATCTTTGGAAGTTGAGTTTGAATCGGGACTCAAATCTTATTTCGAATAG
- a CDS encoding Fur family transcriptional regulator: MKALTKHRELILQDLKDRHDHPTAKMVFESVRDKADKISFATVYNSLEYLVDHNLVNKLNIESDSVRYDAFLDDHSHLICKSCGTVLDVPALQLSANTDWKAMGFVADHIDIVVSGTCSSCQSL, translated from the coding sequence ATGAAAGCATTGACCAAACACAGAGAATTGATTTTACAAGATCTAAAAGACAGGCACGACCATCCAACCGCAAAAATGGTATTTGAGTCAGTTCGGGACAAAGCAGACAAAATCAGTTTTGCCACAGTCTACAATTCCTTGGAATACTTGGTAGACCACAATCTAGTGAACAAACTCAATATTGAATCGGATTCGGTTCGTTACGATGCCTTCCTGGATGACCATTCGCATTTGATTTGTAAGTCTTGTGGTACCGTTCTTGATGTCCCAGCCTTACAACTCAGTGCCAATACGGATTGGAAAGCCATGGGATTTGTGGCAGACCACATAGACATTGTGGTGAGTGGCACCTGTTCGTCTTGCCAATCCCTCTAA
- a CDS encoding flavin reductase family protein, with protein MPASIDQFKTSLSLWASGVSVITYGSSHQKGGVTVSSFSSVSLEPPLVLFCLAKHSKAKEAIESAGNFAVNILSSEQKQISADFASGSLDKAVVLEGLNPGKLSTGAPILNGCLASLDCLVHQILDAGDHWIFLGQVEAVVTKEGSPLLYFNRNYRELV; from the coding sequence ATGCCAGCATCCATCGACCAATTCAAAACCTCTCTTTCCCTATGGGCATCCGGAGTTTCTGTCATCACCTACGGATCTTCTCACCAAAAAGGGGGAGTGACGGTTTCCAGTTTTTCTTCTGTTTCCTTAGAACCACCGTTAGTTTTATTCTGTTTGGCCAAACATTCCAAAGCAAAAGAGGCAATCGAATCGGCAGGAAACTTTGCAGTGAATATTCTTTCTTCCGAACAAAAACAAATTTCCGCTGATTTTGCTTCTGGTTCCCTGGACAAAGCGGTTGTTTTGGAAGGCCTAAACCCAGGGAAACTGTCCACCGGAGCCCCCATTTTGAATGGTTGTTTGGCTTCATTGGATTGCCTTGTGCACCAAATTTTGGATGCTGGCGACCATTGGATCTTCTTAGGCCAAGTGGAAGCAGTGGTCACAAAAGAAGGGTCTCCCCTCCTCTATTTCAATCGCAATTACCGGGAACTCGTTTAA